Proteins found in one Tamandua tetradactyla isolate mTamTet1 chromosome 1, mTamTet1.pri, whole genome shotgun sequence genomic segment:
- the TP53TG5 gene encoding TP53-target gene 5 protein → MSPSAKKRPKSRVVSKMQYEEPQDIVHHSINKAIERNRLKLVLKNLSLLKLFKSSNPRIQELHSLARKCWNSLLRFPKILHISSRDDVCNKGKQNEKLQEAECPKEKLESNKLELTGEPKEVKPKNLKLEESGVGDKAQTLPKEVPLQEEQVEPEVPRTSTNHSLTNYSDASGSQLPTGEPRIILLKTQHHRTPMGNMMQLDAPVYWIWFEGLPTRVHLPGPRVMCRASALRWVKRCCTRFCSASLELPMCHPYRV, encoded by the exons ATGAGTCCATCAGCAAAGAAGAGGCCCAAGAGTCGAGTGGTTTCCAAG ATGCAATATGAGGAACCACAGGACATAGTACATCACTCCATCAACAAAGCAATTGAGCGGAACCGACTTAAATTG GTGTTAAAAAACTTGTCACTCTTGAAGTTATTCAAGAGCTCGAACCCCCGGATCCAAGAACTGCATAGCCTGGCCAGAAAGTGTTGGAATTCACTGCTCAGATTTCCAAAGATCCTCCACATCTCCTCTAG GGATGATgtctgcaataaaggaaaacaaaatgaaaagctcCAGGAGGCTGAGTGTCCCAAGGAGAAACTCGAGTCCAATAAGTTAGAGCTCACAGGGGAACCTAAGGAGGTGAAGCCCAAGAACTTGAAGCTCGAGGAGTCGGGGGTAGGGGACAAGGCACAGACGTTGCCCAAAGAGGTGCCACTACAAGAAGAGCAGGTGGAACCTGAGGTCCCAAGGACATCAACGAATCATAGCCTGACCAATTACTCTGACGCCTCAGGGAGCCAACTACCCACTGGGGAGCCCCGGATCATCCTCCTGAAGACCCAACATCACAGAACCCCCATGGGGAACATGATGCAGCTAGATGCGCCTGTCTACTGGATCTGGTTTGAGGGTCTGCCCACACGAGTCCATCTTCCAGGGCCCCGGGTGATGTGCAGAGCCTCTGCCCTGCGCTGGGTCAAGCGCTGTTGCACCCGGTTCTGCTCTGCCTCACTGGAGCTGCCTATGTGCCATCCATACAGGGTGTGA